One Candidatus Acidiferrales bacterium genomic region harbors:
- a CDS encoding DUF3037 domain-containing protein has product MFSTAVSELDDLMPEATFERCQFFLLRYTPNLIRNESVNIGVFFYHPAERELQVRLTDNFRRVKRLHPWADVELLARLEADFAAQIESQVADLGAYVTHLQDTLSATLQVSEPKGVLTQDPAAEFDRLFDTYVREPRYPGRAAVALEGGRAWIRNRMVPVFRRLGILSKLELRVSVAEFTCHGDRFRLDYGYRRNGTRGFLHALSLAADPAQAKILAYTMERIRAKLPSSEMTVITEAEASPEIEAHQFVSRILAEQEIQMISVARLDELAESLRQTIR; this is encoded by the coding sequence TTGTTTTCGACAGCCGTTTCCGAATTGGACGACTTGATGCCCGAGGCAACCTTCGAGCGCTGTCAATTCTTTCTTCTGCGTTATACCCCGAACCTCATTCGGAATGAGTCGGTGAACATCGGGGTCTTTTTCTACCATCCCGCCGAACGGGAATTGCAGGTTCGCCTGACCGATAATTTTCGCCGCGTCAAACGGCTCCATCCCTGGGCGGATGTTGAGCTGCTCGCCCGGCTCGAGGCGGATTTTGCCGCCCAGATCGAATCCCAGGTGGCCGATCTCGGCGCCTACGTGACCCATCTCCAGGACACCCTTTCGGCCACCCTCCAGGTCAGCGAGCCCAAGGGCGTCTTGACCCAGGATCCGGCGGCGGAATTCGACCGGCTGTTTGACACCTACGTGCGCGAGCCGCGCTATCCGGGCCGGGCGGCCGTGGCGCTGGAAGGTGGTCGAGCTTGGATTCGCAATCGGATGGTGCCTGTGTTTCGCCGGCTGGGCATCCTTTCCAAACTCGAACTGCGGGTCTCGGTGGCGGAATTCACCTGCCATGGCGACCGCTTCCGGCTCGACTACGGCTACCGAAGAAATGGCACTCGCGGCTTTCTCCATGCGCTTTCCCTCGCTGCTGATCCCGCCCAGGCAAAAATCCTGGCCTATACCATGGAGCGCATCCGGGCGAAGCTGCCCTCTTCGGAGATGACGGTGATCACCGAAGCTGAAGCCTCTCCGGAGATCGAGGCCCACCAGTTCGTGTCTCGTATTTTGGCGGAGCAGGAGATTCAGATGATTTCCGTCGCCAGGCTCGACGAGCTGGCCGAATCCCTCCGCCAGACGATTCGCTGA
- the lipA gene encoding lipoyl synthase: protein MHLFTLPVIQATPPRLPRPEWLRVRFPGGPNYLELKRLMRANGLHTVCESARCPNIGECWEQRTATFMILGNLCTRRCGFCAVPSGKPLAPPDPDESRRVAEAVVKMGIEYAVVTSVNRDDQPDGGAGIFAETIRAIRLAKPGCQVEVLIPDFRGDGQALATVVRARPDVLNHNTETVPRLYRQVRRGARYERSLELIRRVKEIDPSMISKSGLMVGLGEEKEEILATMRDLVAQRCDILTIGQYLQPDGEHLPIARYYHPEEFAAFKRQGERMGFRHVEAGPLVRSSYHAQRQHRATL, encoded by the coding sequence ATGCACCTTTTCACACTGCCAGTCATTCAGGCCACACCGCCGCGCTTGCCGCGGCCCGAGTGGCTCCGGGTGCGTTTTCCCGGCGGGCCCAATTACCTCGAACTGAAGCGCCTCATGCGGGCGAACGGGCTGCACACGGTTTGCGAGTCGGCCCGTTGCCCGAATATCGGCGAATGCTGGGAGCAGCGCACCGCCACCTTCATGATCCTCGGCAATCTCTGCACGCGGCGTTGCGGCTTCTGCGCCGTCCCTTCCGGCAAGCCGCTCGCTCCACCCGACCCGGATGAGTCGCGGCGAGTGGCCGAGGCCGTCGTCAAGATGGGGATCGAATACGCCGTGGTCACTTCGGTCAACCGTGACGACCAGCCCGACGGCGGCGCGGGCATCTTTGCCGAAACCATCCGCGCCATCCGCCTCGCCAAGCCCGGCTGCCAGGTGGAAGTCCTCATCCCCGATTTTCGCGGTGACGGGCAGGCGCTCGCAACCGTTGTCCGGGCTCGCCCGGACGTGCTCAACCACAACACCGAAACCGTTCCCCGCCTCTACCGTCAGGTGCGCCGCGGGGCGCGCTACGAGCGCTCGCTCGAACTGATTCGCCGCGTCAAGGAAATCGATCCCTCCATGATCTCCAAGTCCGGCCTGATGGTCGGGCTGGGCGAAGAGAAGGAAGAAATCCTCGCCACCATGCGCGACCTCGTTGCCCAGCGCTGCGATATCCTGACCATCGGCCAATATCTCCAGCCCGACGGCGAGCATCTGCCCATCGCTCGCTACTACCACCCCGAGGAGTTTGCCGCATTCAAGCGCCAGGGCGAACGCATGGGCTTCCGGCACGTCGAGGCCGGGCCACTCGTCCGCAGCTCCTACCACGCCCAGCGGCAACACCGCGCAACCCTTTAG